TCCGACATGCATAAcaaatcatccaaatctCTATTATCTTctactttgaaaattgtCACCCTCCGAGAATTGTCTGATGTGACAATATAGTTCTCGTAAAATGCAACACACCAAACACTTGAAGATAGCATCAAGGCCTTGGTAAAAGGCCTGACGGACCTGTATAGTAAACTCTCATTATACTTTGACTTCATGTCAAATACCAGCCCATTGCCGTCTGAGTTTTGTATTCTGGAACATTCTCTCCATTCATTTTCATCCATTGTATCGCTTGTAAACATTTTCTCAAGTAAGTCATCCACTTGCAGTACTATTAACTGACTATAATCATTGCAGATTCCTATGACATCTATGTACTTACCGTCGACTATCATTCTATCTACTTTAATATAGTTGATACTGAAGGGAACAAGATAGTTTATAGCATTGAATTGCTGGTGATGTGTAACATATAAGAACTGTAAATTGACATGGCCAATTAGTTCGTTCCCTTCTGCTAGGTTGTACACCTCCAATTTGCTCCCGGTTGCAAGAAATAGAATATTATAGTTGTTTCTTGAATAGAGAGCTGTTAGGTTATTCatgaaagaaatgaaattgttaGATGGTAACAAAAACCTGTCAACAAATCTGACATCCAATATCTTTTCTTGGGCAAACCTCTGCATGGGTTGGTTGGCTAATGTGAACATTGGATCGCTTGAAGGTTGTGGTCGGTTACTCAAACTCCTCGCTGGTTCCTCCGATACTGACCTATCATAATTGACATTGGTATCTTGCCCGTTAATAGGAACTCCAGTATCTTTTCCATTAGATGTATTCCATGAGTTTTTTGGGCTAGgtgtttgatttctttgctCATAGATAAACTTGTTTTCCCTGAAAGGGGGCACCAGGTTCTCACTAGAGAGTGTTTGAAGTTTGGATGTAGGCCTTTCACctgaaaattcaaacatCCCATCAtcgttttcaaaatcatcatcatgtTCGGACGAATCAGAATCAAAATCCACATCAGAATCATAAGCAGTCGATCCTTCATACACTGCTCCAATTGCGATATCACCTTCAAACATTTCTTCAGAATTGGGCCCGCTGGTTGATGAAGTTTCAGATGGTATTAAAGGATCGGCCTCCTGTATATATCGAGTCTCTTCCTCCACATTTCGTATTCCTCCTTCTTCCCGTGCTACTTCGCCTCCTTGTAACCCTTGTGAGTCTTGATTCtgatttctttctctttcgTACACCTCTTCTCCgtattcatcatcatcctcaatCATTTCGTCATCTTCAGCCGCATGTGACCTAGGCAGTCTGCTCTGGCCTAAATCTCTGGTGCATCTCCATCCACATGTTGCAATATACTGTTCAAAGAGGGTGTCGTGTAGTTTATCCCTTTCAATTATGTCATTCATTATTGAACTTCCAGCTATTTATAAGAGAAGAAGTTCTCTGATATCGAAaatcaagttgaaaaaaaagtgatgACATTTTACATGTTCATAGACAACGAGGATTTCCCGATTTCTACATTGTATATATGTAATGTCTAATACATGACAAATTAGTAACGTACAAAAGTCCTAAACCATACAAACAATGACACATTATATTTTGCACCGTAACTTACGGCCTACAATGGTATACCTTGAAAATAAGAATAGAACTGAAGCTAAAGCACAAGTACTTGCAGCAAACGCAACCATATTATCATAATCACTTGCTGTCCTATTAACGATGAAAGCACCAGATATTGGtaatgaaatcaaattaCCGAACGAAACTATTGCATATGCCGAGCCGTAACGTTTACCAAAATCCTTGGTCTTTGGTGTGATGGCACCAATCGTTGCTCCCGTTAGAGAGTAAGTTGCAGCGTATGCAAATCCAAAGAGCACTATGAACAGGTAGAGTGCACCCTTATGTTTACCAAAAGGTAGCCAAATAACAAAACATTCAATTGTCATTGATACTGACATGATTATCATCATATTAAAACAGCCATAGCGCTGAGCAAAATATGAAGGAATAAATTTACCAAAAGTGCCTGAAACGTTCATGATCGTAATCATAACATAACTTTCGGATATACTTGCTCCATTAGCTATTGCATAGGATGCTAGATAGGTAATAACAATTAATAGTGAGAATTCATTCATAAATAGAGCAGCTGTAAGGACAATAAATTTCTTATCCTTGAACGATCTGATGTCAAAGGAGTTTTTAAACTTCTCCCAGAAGGTTCTATCGTCAATAGGCTCATTGGTCAATTCTCTTATTTCGTTTATTCTATCACGTACAAAAATACAAGCCACCGAACAAACAcccaaattgaaaaatgcaaatatcCGCATCGCCCAAACGAATCCATACTTTGCATACAAATATCTCAATAAAATAGGAAAGCAAACACCACCAACAGAACCACCAGTTTGAATTAAACCAATGTAGAATGACCGTTTGGTTCTATTAAACCAACTGGAAATTACAGAAATCGAAGGAAACATGAGACATCCTGAACCTATGCCGGTGCAAACACCAAAACTCAAAACAAACTGATATATATCTTTTGAAGAACCACAAGCAAGCAATCCAGTGAATGTGAAAAGTGTTCCAattatcatcaaataaGTAGCTCCAAATGTATCATATAAGGGACCAACTATTAGCCCAGAAAATAGGGTTATAAACATGTAGATAGAAAAGACCCAGGAGATTGCGGTGACGGAGGCATTAGCTAGTTGATTTACTTGAATGTATGATTCAATTGCACCCACCGAATTCATTATACCAAACAATGTGAAACATGAAAGAAACCCGCCAAAAACCACCAACAGTGGAGCATATCCATTAGGATAGACGGAGTCATCATGATCCTCGTCCTCTGAATTTTCCTCTATGGTACTAACATTATACTCTTGTACTTTCCCATTTATAGTTTGGTTGTTATTTGGATTAGTACGCAGATGCGAAAGTTCAAATTCATACCCAACGTAGTCATTGGATGTGTGTAGATGATCTTCAGGACCATTACGTTGATTGCTCTTGATGTGTGCCTTGGCTACTTCTGCGGTAACAATAgagcttcttcttgaagGATCAACCTCTCCGATACTTGGATTAAACATAGCAGTTGATAATGGAAAGGGATAGGTAAGAACACAGCTCTTTGAACAAGTGAAACAGCTAgaggaaaaataaaagttttAAAATTTATATGACACTCTGaaatatttcaattgaTAAACTTAATAgccaatgaaaaataatgaaggagaaaatcaCCAAGATAAGCGACTTTCCGTATGCGGTAATTTCGTATTCATACCGATACTCATGAATAGACAAAGAAAGATGTAACTCAGTCATCATTCCACCCCATCCCTCTGACTAGGGCATCGCCAAAGCCTGAAATGGGAACACGAGCATATGTCTCAGCGTCAGGCTCTTTCGAGAGGGAAAGAGTGCCACCCTTTTGAGGGGAAATGGATTTTCCCTCGTTTTCGCTAGCAAGTTCCCTGAAAAGCTGTTCAAGTTTTGCACTCTCTAAGTTACTATTGTCATCGGGGACTATTCTATCCGACACGCCTGGttttttactcttttttGCAAAGACGTCTTCTGTTGTGGAAACGACCTCTTTCTCTATTTGTGGTGAACGGTCCTCGATCTCCTCGTTGAACACAGATGGTTTAACGGCGGGAACAGGCGGTTGTGGATCACGCCTAGCCTTTTTCATAGAAAACTTGGCCATACCTAGCTTTTTACTAACTTTTCCCTCTTGTGAGGCATTGCCACTACGGTGATTTTCcttgttgttattattgatattggtgtctgttttcttcagcgagaattttttcatttgtgTCTAATGTGATGCTGTACAAGAGCTTGTAAATTTGAGGGGcagttgttgttgtttttgttgttgtcgtTGTAGTAATATTAGTAGTACTAGCACTTGTGGCTgtagttgtagttgtagttgtagttgtaCTTCCAGCAAAGAAATGTAGATTTCTTAAATCCTTGAAAATCCAACACTCGCTTAATGTACAACAAAGTTATAGACACGGCTACGGGACTATTAAAAGATGTTTAAAATATTAGAAATGCAATATCACTCTAACAACCATAACGTAGTGTATGTAGGAGGTTCCTTCCCTTGTACCAAAAAAGTAGATAAATACGGTTTGGGGACAATGGTCCTTCTAGGAACtgattttcaaagacaTTTGGGGGAGTAAGGAGGAGATGAACTATTATGCTTGGACTTAAAAAATATGTTCTCgttttttatattcttcTAATACCCAATCCGCTGAAGTAAATAAAAGCTTCTCTTGGTAGCAATGAATAGACTAACTAGGGTGACTGTCTCAGTGAGGCAGTTTACTATATCTAGTGTTAGATATAATAATGTCAATGATAGtgcaagagaaaaattaaacaaGATTTTGGCTGATATTCCCCAAACCGCAACGGCAAATCAAACACCTCTGTTGATACCACCAAAAACTGCGGAGGAGGTTGACAGAACAGGCAAAGAAGAACCGCAGATCCAAGCTGAGGGCGAATCTCTGAGTAAATCAAAGTCAGAAAAGCCCActtttggttcttcttcGTACATcgatatcttcaatataaAGCAGATCATCGACACAGTTAAGAAGAGTGACAACGTTAAGGCACTACAGAGAGAACTGACGACATTCTACGAAAAtcgaaagaaaaatcagCACGAGTTTCAGGAATCTTTCAGTAAAAAGATGGACCACAATGTGAAGGAATTGAAATCGTCAATTAGCATTGCGTCTAAAGTTGTAAACGAGATCACAGGCTATAATAAAGTGATTAAGCTCAAAGACGTCATTGTAGatcatgaaaaaaaactgaagCAGTTAAAAGATCTTATACATAAAGCCAAACTGGAGCATGAAAAGGCACTGGAGCTTAGATCTTCATCTCAGAAGGAGGTGAACGAACTTTTGGAACGCAAAAACAGCTGGACACCTGTGGATTTGGATAGATttacaaaaatatatatgaTTAGACACGAACTTGATGAAACTGTTGCTGCAACTTCTCGGGAGTTGAAAAAGTTGGAAGACCAGCAAGAATATACCCACGATGAGTTGATTAAATCAATAATGAATAGATACCACGAAGAACAGGTCTGGTCGGATAAAATCCGACAATTTTCCACCTGGGGTACAATTTTGATTATGGCAATTAACCTCTTGCTTGTGTTTCTGGTTCAATTTGTGTTTGAGCCGCTTAAAAGATGGAGATTAGTTAACTCCTTTGAAGGTAAAGTCAAAGACTTGTTTTCAGACAATGAGAAGCTTGCGTCGGATATCAATGACTTAAAAGTTCAGCTGCAGCAATTGACTGAAGAGGGTGCTCTACTGACTGTTAACAGCAACCGAAACTCGACGAGTCATTCAGAAGCTGTTTTGGACGAACTTGAATCACCAAATTCGGAGGAAtcaaaagttgaagaaaaaatagacTTCCAACCAATTTTACCACCTTTCGAATTTAGAAGACATGTGATTGCAATCTATGTGAAGTACTACTACACTAGACTTCGTTCCCTTTTGATGAGGTTAGGATCATACTTATCCCCTGTGTCTTGGACAAATACGACACCGCTACATACCACAGTTGGGGAATTCCAATCTCAAATGGTGGGCTCCATTGTAACCAGTATACTAGCAGGCCTATTTCTCGGTTGGTGTATTTGATTACATAATAACCTATCTGAAACTTATTTATAGCTAATGTATTAATGTATTAATGATCAATGAATGTACCAATGAATTAGTCAAATAGTGGTAGAGTGTTTTTTTGATAAGTATTCACTACTAAAGACCATTTTTCTGGTGAGGGCGAGCACTCATGATTTCGGTGGCAAACTGAACTTCTaaagttttccaaaacGAATTTTGTTCCACTGCATCAAGTGAATAATAAAAATTCCGTAGATACATA
The Pichia kudriavzevii chromosome 2, complete sequence DNA segment above includes these coding regions:
- a CDS encoding uncharacterized protein (PKUD0B05440; similar to Saccharomyces cerevisiae YOL063C (CRT10); ancestral locus Anc_3.163), which produces MNDIIERDKLHDTLFEQYIATCGWRCTRDLGQSRLPRSHAAEDDEMIEDDDEYGEEVYERERNQNQDSQGLQGGEVAREEGGIRNVEEETRYIQEADPLIPSETSSTSGPNSEEMFEGDIAIGAVYEGSTAYDSDVDFDSDSSEHDDDFENDDGMFEFSGERPTSKLQTLSSENLVPPFRENKFIYEQRNQTPSPKNSWNTSNGKDTGVPINGQDTNVNYDRSVSEEPARSLSNRPQPSSDPMFTLANQPMQRFAQEKILDVRFVDRFLLPSNNFISFMNNLTALYSRNNYNILFLATGSKLEVYNLAEGNELIGHVNLQFLYVTHHQQFNAINYLVPFSINYIKVDRMIVDGKYIDVIGICNDYSQLIVLQVDDLLEKMFTSDTMDENEWRECSRIQNSDGNGLVFDMKSKYNESLLYRSVRPFTKALMLSSSVWCVAFYENYIVTSDNSRRVTIFKVEDNRDLDDLLCMSDELRHNIPSVDIVRSKSDILVVAGTYNKYQNILVFNSRSKLLEIVDGIHLKESVWSVTFLPVESFMPVSSMFELTGDTSQTVDDILRQSEILNVVADPRHSSHVGLAGKFTHLKIPTFCNGECEKIVDNERVQLTRKRELFDRWYLTHQRNSKGELRSGNYDTSILDDTVIISSTTSSVALFTLDQQLNIGTCYSALGHIALNERYDFLNRIYLKVPMLSINAIAFASQAGRVGIFRLTEYCGLYSLRLEWVLIDNEKIEGTVIGLAGDVCGYDNEGNEEWVLVVTLSNMECLKYKISRKGSGKLDILSFV
- a CDS encoding uncharacterized protein (PKUD0B05450; Pfam Domains: MFS_1(4e-37)); the encoded protein is MFNPSIGEVDPSRRSSIVTAEVAKAHIKSNQRNGPEDHLHTSNDYVGYEFELSHLRTNPNNNQTINGKVQEYNVSTIEENSEDEDHDDSVYPNGYAPLLVVFGGFLSCFTLFGIMNSVGAIESYIQVNQLANASVTAISWVFSIYMFITLFSGLIVGPLYDTFGATYLMIIGTLFTFTGLLACGSSKDIYQFVLSFGVCTGIGSGCLMFPSISVISSWFNRTKRSFYIGLIQTGGSVGGVCFPILLRYLYAKYGFVWAMRIFAFFNLGVCSVACIFVRDRINEIRELTNEPIDDRTFWEKFKNSFDIRSFKDKKFIVLTAALFMNEFSLLIVITYLASYAIANGASISESYVMITIMNVSGTFGKFIPSYFAQRYGCFNMMIIMSVSMTIECFVIWLPFGKHKGALYLFIVLFGFAYAATYSLTGATIGAITPKTKDFGKRYGSAYAIVSFGNLISLPISGAFIVNRTASDYDNMVAFAASTCALASVLFLFSRYTIVGRKLRCKI
- a CDS encoding uncharacterized protein (PKUD0B05460; similar to Saccharomyces cerevisiae YOR148C (SPP2); ancestral locus Anc_5.484) encodes the protein MKKFSLKKTDTNINNNNKENHRSGNASQEGKVSKKLGMAKFSMKKARRDPQPPVPAVKPSVFNEEIEDRSPQIEKEVVSTTEDVFAKKSKKPGVSDRIVPDDNSNLESAKLEQLFRELASENEGKSISPQKGGTLSLSKEPDAETYARVPISGFGDALVRGMGWNDD
- a CDS encoding uncharacterized protein (PKUD0B05470; similar to Saccharomyces cerevisiae YDR393W (SHE9); ancestral locus Anc_5.485); amino-acid sequence: MNRLTRVTVSVRQFTISSVRYNNVNDSAREKLNKILADIPQTATANQTPLLIPPKTAEEVDRTGKEEPQIQAEGESLSKSKSEKPTFGSSSYIDIFNIKQIIDTVKKSDNVKALQRELTTFYENRKKNQHEFQESFSKKMDHNVKELKSSISIASKVVNEITGYNKVIKLKDVIVDHEKKLKQLKDLIHKAKLEHEKALELRSSSQKEVNELLERKNSWTPVDLDRFTKIYMIRHELDETVAATSRELKKLEDQQEYTHDELIKSIMNRYHEEQVWSDKIRQFSTWGTILIMAINLLLVFLVQFVFEPLKRWRLVNSFEGKVKDLFSDNEKLASDINDLKVQLQQLTEEGALLTVNSNRNSTSHSEAVLDELESPNSEESKVEEKIDFQPILPPFEFRRHVIAIYVKYYYTRLRSLLMRLGSYLSPVSWTNTTPLHTTVGEFQSQMVGSIVTSILAGLFLGWCI